Within the Vagococcus carniphilus genome, the region AGTAACGTTTGTCGCTACATTAGACATACTTTTTTTAGCTTTTTCAGCTATTTTTACTTCTAATGCCTGTCTTTGAGTATCTCCACCATCTAAAGCGCTTACTATTGGATCAATAGATAAACTTTCGACATTTTTGAATGCTTGAATATATTTAATTTGATCTCGTGTAACAGCTGTCGCACTCCCTGCAACCGCTATCACTTTTCCGTCTTTTTTAATCTGATCTCCACTAGGAAGATTAGAGTCTGTCATATTCTTTCGGCCTAATCCATTATTTAAAGCCAAAGCTGTCGAAAATGGACCTGGATCAATCGCTAACACACGCCAATTTAATTCAGAAACACTTTCAGCAATCATTTCAATTTCTTCAATTGAAACTGCATCACAAATAATAATACGTGCTCCTAATGATTTTTGATACGCTAAAGCTGCTTTAGTTGACTCTTTCCCACCAAGTATAGAAGCTAAACCAACCATTCCAATCTTATGTCTTGTTTGCTTTCCAATAATTTCTGGAACATACGTCTCTTTAATTGGTGTTCTAACATCATTAGCAACATCTGTCTTTGATAAAGCAATTCCATCTATAATTGAATAACCACCTACCAAGATGCGATTTGATTGGGGCATGGATGGAACCATTACCCCTATCGTATCGTCTGGAAGATTATCTAAAAACTCATCTACCTCATGCCCAATTCCTCCACGCAAAGTCGTATCTATTCTTTTAGAGAACATGTTACAACCATTAGAGACAAGTTTTTCTAAATTATGATGAATACTTTTTTTGGCATTTTCTGGTGACAGATGACGGCTATCGCTACTTAGAACAATTGCTTCCATTTCAGCGACGTCTGTTTTAGAAAAATCAGAGAAGAAAGCAGCCGTTCTAATATTATTTCGCGCAAGTAAAACACCTACTGTTGTTGCGCCTGTTAAATCATCTGCAATTATCCCTACCTTATTCATTCATTTTCCCCCTTATCGATTGTTTTTCATATCCCAATAATCAGCTGCAACCATAACTGATTCATATAAACTAATATAATTAGCAATTCCTTTACCTGCAATATCAAAGGCTGTTCCATGATCAACAGAAGATCTCATAAATGGTAATCCCCATGTTATCGTAATTGCTCTTTCGAAATCTAAAGTCTTACAAGCAATATGTCCTTGATCATGATATAAAGATAAAATCGAATCATAATGACCTTGTAAAGCAAGATGGAAAACAGAGTCTGCTGGAACCGGTCCAACCACATTTAAACCTTTTTCTTGTGCTTCTTTTACAGCTGGAATTAATTCCAATTCTTCTTCATTTCCGAATAATCCGTTATCTGATGCATGTGGATTTAACGCAGCCAAAGCAATTTTAGGATTATCAAAACCAATTGATTCAAAAATTTGGTTTATTTTTTCTAAATAATCAACACATCTCTCTTTTGTCACATGGTCACACGCATTTCTTAAAGACATATGACGACTTAAGAAAAACACTCTCAAGTTTCTTACATGAAACATTGTTAAACCAAAGTCTGATTCTGTATTGTTTTCAAAAATTTCAGTATGACCTTCTTCTTTAATACCTACTAGTTTGATAGCTTCTTTATGAATAGGTGCTGTCCCGACAACATCTACAATACCTTCATTTCCTAATTCAATTGCTTTTAGAACAAAATCAACTGACATTTGACCTGCCAATTTTTGAACTTTTCCATACTCGATGCTTTCACAATCGTACTCACCAGTAATTAATAAATCGATTGTACCAAATTTAAAAATGGCTTCTTTCACATCAGTAATAACATTTAATTTAAAATTAGATTCTTTTAGTGCCATAGCTCTTTTAATAGTTCCTTCAGCACCAATTAAAAGCGGATTCATTTTTTCATAAACTTCTTTTTGAGATAATGTTTCCACACATGTTTCTGGTCCAATTCCTGCTGGATCTCCAATAGTTATTGCTACAATAGGTTTTTTCATTTTTATTCGTCTCCTTTATTTAGTAAACTGTTCCCAGTCTTTTTCAAATTGTTCAATTCCTTTTTCAGTTAATGGATGAGTCAACATATTGTCAAATAATGCTGGTGGTATTGTGGCAATGTCACAGCCTGCTAAAGCCAATTCTTCAACATGTTTTATCGAACGAACACTAGCTCCTATAATTTCTGATTTATAGCCAAAAGTATCTATGATTGAACGACATGAATGAATTAAATCAAATCCGTCAGTTCCAATATCTTCTAATCTTCCTAAAAAGGGACTAATAAATGTTGCTCCTGCTTTAATAGCTGATAAAGCTTGTGTCACATTAAAAATTAAAGTAACATTTGTTTTTATCCCTAATTTGGATAGCACCGAAACAGCTTTTAATCCTTCTTTAGTCATCGGGATTTTTACGACTACATTTGATGACCATTGAGCTAACTCTTTTGCTTCTTCAATCATTTCATCAGCCTTAGTTCCAACTACTTCTGCACTTACCGGTCCTGCTGTAATTTGACATATCTTCTTGATTGTTTCCTCAAAATCTTTTCCCTCTTTAGCAATAATTGATGGGTTCGTTGTCACACCATCTACTAACCCCATCTCATTTATTGCTTGAATACTTTCAACATCTGCTGAATCAACAAAAAATTTCATCTTTACTCCCCACTTTCCATTGCTATAATTTGTTCTATTTTTTTAGCTGAACTTTTTCCTCTATCGTCTAAAGTAAATGTATTATTTAAGTAAGTATCTACAATTTTTTTAGCTAACTCTGGTCCAACAATCAAAGAGCCTATCGTTATAATTTGCGCATTATTACTTAATTGAGCTCTTTCTGCTGAATAAACATCATGCGTTTGAGCGGCTCTAATTCCTTTTACTTTATTAGCTGAAATTGCCATACCTATTCCTGTTCCACAGATGAGTATTCCTCGGTCTAGCTTATCATTAATAATATCATTTGCTACGCTTTCTGCAATCTTTGGATAATCAGTTTTACCATCAGCTTTAACACCGTAATCAACTACATCAAAACCTTGTGTTTCAATATAATTTTTTAGCATATCTTTTAATTCATAACCATTAATATCTGAGCCTATTCCAATTTTCATGAATAACTCTCCTTTCGTTTACAAACATATCGTAAGTCATAATTCTATATTCGGCAATAAAAACATTATATTAGAAAGTATATTAACTTCGTTTCTTTCGTTTTATCTTTCTTTTGATTTTCGTTTGTGTGTGTTATATACTAAATTGTGAAAGGATTTGATCAAGATGAAAAAAAGAAGGGATGAAATTGTATCTATTGTAAATGAAAAAAATGAGGTTGGCGTTACTGAGTTATCGAAAAAATTCAACGTATCTAAACCAACCATTCGTGCTGACTTAAATGAATTAGATGAACAAGGATTAATCCATCGAACCCACGGTGGAGCCAAAAAAAAAGAATTAGACTTCCCATTAAAAGATTCTGAATATGATGAAAGAAAACTAAAAAATATCGAAGACAAAAAAGAAATTGCCAAAAAAGCTTTATCACTTATTGAAGACGACGATTGTATCTGCTTAGATGCAAGCTCTACTTGTTATGAATTAGCAAAACTGATCTTTTATAGTGATAAAAAAATTACTGTTTTAACAAGTGGTTTGAGAACAGCTAACCTTTTAAAAGAATCTAATAACCTAACTGTTATCATTATAGGAGGAATTGTTAAAGCAAAATCTAATGCTGTTGAGGGTAATCTATCCAGTAGTTTAATCCAAATG harbors:
- a CDS encoding four-carbon acid sugar kinase family protein, with product MNKVGIIADDLTGATTVGVLLARNNIRTAAFFSDFSKTDVAEMEAIVLSSDSRHLSPENAKKSIHHNLEKLVSNGCNMFSKRIDTTLRGGIGHEVDEFLDNLPDDTIGVMVPSMPQSNRILVGGYSIIDGIALSKTDVANDVRTPIKETYVPEIIGKQTRHKIGMVGLASILGGKESTKAALAYQKSLGARIIICDAVSIEEIEMIAESVSELNWRVLAIDPGPFSTALALNNGLGRKNMTDSNLPSGDQIKKDGKVIAVAGSATAVTRDQIKYIQAFKNVESLSIDPIVSALDGGDTQRQALEVKIAEKAKKSMSNVATNVTVLETAVSSGATNLDELDAKNGFEKGRSAANINDMLGTTVLSLLEDREDSSIDGLYLTGGDTMVTVLKSIGAVGIELIDYVIPQTDFGKVIGGNYSGLKIIGKGGLTGKLDTAAVAINKLIEEN
- the pdxA gene encoding 4-hydroxythreonine-4-phosphate dehydrogenase PdxA; amino-acid sequence: MKKPIVAITIGDPAGIGPETCVETLSQKEVYEKMNPLLIGAEGTIKRAMALKESNFKLNVITDVKEAIFKFGTIDLLITGEYDCESIEYGKVQKLAGQMSVDFVLKAIELGNEGIVDVVGTAPIHKEAIKLVGIKEEGHTEIFENNTESDFGLTMFHVRNLRVFFLSRHMSLRNACDHVTKERCVDYLEKINQIFESIGFDNPKIALAALNPHASDNGLFGNEEELELIPAVKEAQEKGLNVVGPVPADSVFHLALQGHYDSILSLYHDQGHIACKTLDFERAITITWGLPFMRSSVDHGTAFDIAGKGIANYISLYESVMVAADYWDMKNNR
- the fsa gene encoding fructose-6-phosphate aldolase codes for the protein MKFFVDSADVESIQAINEMGLVDGVTTNPSIIAKEGKDFEETIKKICQITAGPVSAEVVGTKADEMIEEAKELAQWSSNVVVKIPMTKEGLKAVSVLSKLGIKTNVTLIFNVTQALSAIKAGATFISPFLGRLEDIGTDGFDLIHSCRSIIDTFGYKSEIIGASVRSIKHVEELALAGCDIATIPPALFDNMLTHPLTEKGIEQFEKDWEQFTK
- a CDS encoding RpiB/LacA/LacB family sugar-phosphate isomerase, translated to MKIGIGSDINGYELKDMLKNYIETQGFDVVDYGVKADGKTDYPKIAESVANDIINDKLDRGILICGTGIGMAISANKVKGIRAAQTHDVYSAERAQLSNNAQIITIGSLIVGPELAKKIVDTYLNNTFTLDDRGKSSAKKIEQIIAMESGE
- a CDS encoding DeoR/GlpR family DNA-binding transcription regulator; the protein is MKKRRDEIVSIVNEKNEVGVTELSKKFNVSKPTIRADLNELDEQGLIHRTHGGAKKKELDFPLKDSEYDERKLKNIEDKKEIAKKALSLIEDDDCICLDASSTCYELAKLIFYSDKKITVLTSGLRTANLLKESNNLTVIIIGGIVKAKSNAVEGNLSSSLIQMFNIKIFFTSSYAISINEGLSDFSLHEANLKNELIRSSLKTVALIDHTKFNKNSIIKFGNLSDINAIITDKKISPEVYKQYSQRIDIIK